The nucleotide window CCGATCAGCGCCCGTGCGTCGGCAGCGACAACGCCGGCCGGTGCGCATGACCGGACCGGATCCGCCGCGCCGTCGGCGTGCTCGGCGCCAGGCGGTCCGCGACCCGTCGAAGGCCGCGAGCGGCCAGGCCCCGCAGGCCCGCTTCGGGGTGCGCCTGCCGGTAGTCCTTGATCAGCCGGCGAACCTCGGCGTCGGCGTGGAGCTGGTCGATCTGCTGCCGTGCGAGCTGACCGACGAAGTACGGGTCACCGGTGCGGGTGGCCGGGATGTGGGGAGGAAGAACGCTGCTCATGACCTGCACTTTATGATGCGCAATGTCAGTTGCGCAATAGGTAGTGCGCAATTTGTGGTGCGAATTTTTTGGTAGGGTCGACCCATGAGTGACGAGAGCTCCGAACACGCGGGCGTCCGGGTGACCGACCCGCGGATGCTACGAGCGATCGCGCACCCGACGCGCAACCGGATCCTGGCCGAACTGACCGCCGCCGGACCATCTCGGGCCGCTGACCTGGCCCGCGATCTCGGCATTCCGGCGAACCAGGCGAGCTTTCATCTTCGCCAGCTCGCCAAGTACGGGATGGTGATCGAGGCGCCGGAGGTCGCCCGGGACAAGCGGGACCGGGTCTGGAAGGTGGCGGCCGAGCGCGGCTACCACGTCAACCTGCGGGCGATCGGTGAGGCGTCCGGCGGCCAGGCGGCGGTGGCCGTGTTCACCGATCAGCTCCGCAACTGGGCGGCGTACCTGGTCGACCGGGCTCTGGACGAGACCGGCGACGACCCCGATGCGCCCGAGCACGACCGGCGATCGATCACCGACTCGGAGATCCGGCTGACCGACGACGAACGCGACGAGTTCGCCGCGGACATGCAGGAGCTGTTCGATCGCTGGGCCGACCGGACCCGGGATCGCAGCGTGCCCAGGCGCAGTTACTCGTACTTCATGATCATGCAGCCGTATCCACCAGTCGCGCCGCCGGGACGCACCACCGGCGGCCACAGCGACCCGGACAAGCCGGTCGGGGAACCGAAGTCGTGAGGCTGCGTCGCCGCCGGGTCGAGATCAAGTCCGTCGACGAACTGGTGTTGATGCGCCGAGCCGGGCTGGTCGTCGCTGACGCGCTCGTTGCGGTACGGGATCGGGTGCGGTCCGGCGTGACCACCGCCGAACTGAACGGCGTCGCCGCCGAGGTCATCAACTCTGCCGGTGCCCGGCCGTCCTTTCTCGGATACGGCGAGAGCCCAACCAGGCAAGGGTTTCCGGGTGTCTGCTGCCTGTCGGTGA belongs to Microlunatus elymi and includes:
- a CDS encoding winged helix-turn-helix domain-containing protein codes for the protein MSDESSEHAGVRVTDPRMLRAIAHPTRNRILAELTAAGPSRAADLARDLGIPANQASFHLRQLAKYGMVIEAPEVARDKRDRVWKVAAERGYHVNLRAIGEASGGQAAVAVFTDQLRNWAAYLVDRALDETGDDPDAPEHDRRSITDSEIRLTDDERDEFAADMQELFDRWADRTRDRSVPRRSYSYFMIMQPYPPVAPPGRTTGGHSDPDKPVGEPKS